The genomic DNA GATCTGGTGTCTCATCGAGCAGACGCGTGAATATCGATCGGGCCGGATCGGTATGTCCACTTCGCAGATAGGCCTCAGCGAGCAGGGCATCGTCCTCGCGAAGGATCCGTGCTATTGCAGCGCTCGACCTGTCGGCGGGCGTTCCGATCGTGTTCGCCGACAATATCCGGATCGTCTCGGCAAAATTTGACGCTTCGAAACTGCTTTTCGCAAGACGCCCGCGAGCTGCAGAGATCAGCAGACTATTTGGCGACTCGATAGACATTTTTGTTAAGTAAAGCCGTTCGAGCAGCAGATTGCCGCTTTGGCGAAAGATCTTGGCGAGATGAAAGAGTGCGTAGGCTTTGAGTATCGAATCACGGTTTGCGACCGCCTGATAATTGGCGACCGCGGTCGCAATATCGCCATCTGATTCAGCCATTCGGGCGAGCAGATAGTCGTAATTGTTCGCTTCGAATACTCTCGCGTTAGCCGTTCGCAACGCACGAAGCTCGGCTGCCGCTGCGGAATATTGCCGAGCACCGACAGCTTGTCTTATTTTGTTGTGTGTCTCAGCAGGGTCGAAGGCGAAAATGCCCGAAAGCGCGGCAAAAACGAAAACGATCAAGAGGCTGACTCGGTACATCAGCCCCATTTTAGCAAATCAATTCGGATTACGGTAAAATCAGATAAAGGTCTATTATGAACGCGAAAATATTGAGCGGAAAGACGTTTGCGGATGCGATCAAGGCCGAAGTTGCTGCCGAGGTCAGCGATATTCGGGAAACTCACGGCTACTCGCCGTGTCTCGTCGTCGTCCGCGTTGGCGAAGATCCGGCGTCGGCGGTCTACGTCGGCAGTAAAGTGAAGACGGCTGAAGAACTCGGGATCATCTCAGAACATTGCCATCTCGATGTCGACACGCCGCATGACAAAGTGATAGCTGTCATCGACGAACTCAATGCGCGCACCGACGTCGACGGCATCCTTGTCCAACTGCCGCTGCCTAAACAGATCGACGAACGAAAGATACTTGAACGCATCGATCCCGAAAAGGATGTGGATGGTTTTCATCCGGTAAACGTCGGCAAACTGACGCTTGGCTATCCGGCCCTCGCACCGTGCACGCCGGCGGGCGTGATCGAGATCTTGAAACGCTCAGGGATAGAGATCGCAGGCAAGCATGCTGTCGTTGTCGGCCGCAGCAATATCGTCGGCAAGCCGATGGCGTCTCTTCTGCTCAAAGAGAATGCGACGGTCACGATCTGTCATTCGCGAACTAGCGATCTGCCGTCGATCACACGGCAGGCCGATATTCTCGTCGCCGCCATCGGGCGAGCAGGCTTCATCCGCCGCGAACACATCCGCGTAGGAGCGACCGTCATCGATGTCGGCATCAACAATCTGACCGACGCGAGCCTTGTCAACGACTACTTTCTGCCTGAGGATATCGAAAAACGTTTCAAAGCGATCGAGACGCGGGGCTTTACGCTGGTAGGCGACGTGAACCCGAAAGATGCAATGGAAACGGCGGCAAATTTCACACCGGTTCCCGGAGGCGTCGGACTGCTGACGGTCGCGATGCTGATGAGAAACACGGTCGAGGCCGCGAAAGCAAGAAGATCAGACTAGCCGCGAAAAGGCATAACAACACTATGAATTTTGAAGAATACCAGTCAGAAGCAAGCCAGACGGCTCTTTATCCGCGGCGAATGGAAAACCTTGAGTATCCGACGCTCGGCCTTGCCGGCGAAGCGGGCGAGGTCGCCAATATCGTCAAAAAGATCCAACGCGACCACGGCGGCGTCATCAATGACGAGATCCGCGGCAAGTTAAAAGACGAGCTCGGCGATGTGCTTTGGTACATTTCGGCCTGTGCTGACGAACTCGGCCTGACGCTCGCGGAGATCGCCGATCACAACGTGGCAAAGCTCGCCAAGCGGCATAACCGGGCGGCATAATGCTGAAAGTTGGCCTCACAGGTTCGATCGCGGTCGGCAAATCGCATGTTTGCAGCGTTTTGCGTGAACTAGGGTGTCACGTACTGGACGCTGATCTAACGGCACGCGAGGTTGTCGCGAAAGGCACGCCCGGCCTCGCATCGATCGTTCGGGAATTTGGCGAGGGCATATTGACGGATACCGGTGCTCTCGATCGTAAAAAGCTCGGAGCGATCGTTTTTGCTGACAAGGAAAAACGCGAAAAGCTCAATTCCATTGTGCATCCGCTGGTTATCGAAGCGCAGGACCGCTGGATCCGCGACGTCGAAATGACCGATTCGCAAGGCATCGCAGTCATCGACGCCGCACTCATGATCGAGTCTGGAGGTTACAAACGCTTTAACAAATTAATTGTCGTCTGGTGCGAAAGCGCGATACAATTGGAAAGGTTGAAGCACCGCGACGGACTGAGCGAATCGGACGCAACACTCCGCATCGCCGCTCAGATGCCGCAGGATGAAAAAAAACAATTTGCCGATCATCTGATCGATACGTCACGCAGCTTTGAGGACACGCGTTCGCAAGTTGCAGAGGTCGTGAAAAAATTGAAGTTGTTTATGGCTGATTAGATGAATACCCGACTGATTGGCACAATTAAGAAACTCACAGGATCCTACGGGTCTTTTTTTGTCTGCGCCATTTTCACCATTGCTGTCTTTTCATCTGCCTGCACGCAGATCGAACCGCCAAAAAAGGAGACTTTCTTTGCGGTCACTACGCCCAAAGCTCAGGAATTCCGCTGGAGCAACGGCAAAATGCCAAAAAGCCTCGATCCGGCACAGGCTTCGGCAGCACCTGAGACCGACATAGTTCGCTCGATATTTGAGGGATTGACCGAGATCGACCCAAAGACACTGAAAGAAGTTCCGGCCGTTGCAGAAAAATGGTCGAGCTCCAAAGATCATCGCGTTTGGACCTTCCATCTCCGAAAAGACGCGCGCTGGTCGAACGGCAAACGGGTGACCGCCGCTGACTTTGTCGCGTCGTGGAAACGCCTCGTCGATCTTGGCGACAAGACGGCCCATCCCGAATTGTTTCGCAACATAGTCGGAATGCATGACCCGAAGGCCGAAGGGTTAGTGCCAATAGAATCGGTCGATTTCGGCCATACACCCTCAGCCGGCACGGCAAATCCGCAGACGGACACCTTGAATTCCAATAATGCCCTGAAATTGCAGAACCAGGTTCCAGTGTCGCCGTCCCCAGTTCCGCAGATCATTACACCGCCAAAGCCGTCAGCTCCAAAGGCCGAACTCAAACCTGTGAAATTCGGCGTCGAGGCTCTGGGCGATCACACGCTCACAGTCACTCTCGAACGCCCCGACAAGGATCTTGCCAAGCTCGTCGCCAATCCGATCTTTCGTCCGGTTTATGGTGACGGCAAGTCGTTTGAGCTCGACCCGATCGGAGTCAACACCGTTACGAACGGTGCGTTCAAATTGACCTCGGCCGGTAAGGACGGCATCGTTCTCGAGCGTTCTGATAGTTACTGGAACAAAGCAAATGTGAGCCTGGACCGTGTCCGATTCGTCCCCAAGGACTCGGCGGACTCGGCTCTCGATGCATACAAAAGGGGCGAGATAGATGCTCTGACCAACGCCGCATTTGAGCCACTTGCGCTCAAGCTGCTGGCGCCTTATGAGGATTTTAGGCAGACGACGCACAGTGCGTTGAACTTTTACGAGGTAAATTCGGCGAACGCTCCGTTCAACGACCGCCGCGTTCGCGAAGCTCTTGCCATCGCCATCGATCGCGAACGTGTCACCGAAGCCGAACTCGACGGTGCAACGCAGCCGGCGATGTCATTTCTACCGCTCGGTGAAAGAAAGCACTCGAAGCTTGCTCTCGATGTCGACAGGGCCAAGCAGCTGCTCGAATTGGCAGGATACCCGAACGGCGAGAACTTTCCAAAGATACGCCTCGTCGTCAACCGCAATGATATCCAGCAGCGTGTTGCCCGTTCGGTTGCAAAGATGTGGAAGCAAAATATAAA from Acidobacteriota bacterium includes the following:
- a CDS encoding nucleoside triphosphate pyrophosphohydrolase family protein, yielding MNFEEYQSEASQTALYPRRMENLEYPTLGLAGEAGEVANIVKKIQRDHGGVINDEIRGKLKDELGDVLWYISACADELGLTLAEIADHNVAKLAKRHNRAA
- a CDS encoding peptide ABC transporter substrate-binding protein: MNTRLIGTIKKLTGSYGSFFVCAIFTIAVFSSACTQIEPPKKETFFAVTTPKAQEFRWSNGKMPKSLDPAQASAAPETDIVRSIFEGLTEIDPKTLKEVPAVAEKWSSSKDHRVWTFHLRKDARWSNGKRVTAADFVASWKRLVDLGDKTAHPELFRNIVGMHDPKAEGLVPIESVDFGHTPSAGTANPQTDTLNSNNALKLQNQVPVSPSPVPQIITPPKPSAPKAELKPVKFGVEALGDHTLTVTLERPDKDLAKLVANPIFRPVYGDGKSFELDPIGVNTVTNGAFKLTSAGKDGIVLERSDSYWNKANVSLDRVRFVPKDSADSALDAYKRGEIDALTNAAFEPLALKLLAPYEDFRQTTHSALNFYEVNSANAPFNDRRVREALAIAIDRERVTEAELDGATQPAMSFLPLGERKHSKLALDVDRAKQLLELAGYPNGENFPKIRLVVNRNDIQQRVARSVAKMWKQNINLDTDILVKDSAEMEAVRVAGAYDLIRRGVVLPTLDESVSLAAIFGIRTMEMTPAADKEPATQESPSPTPTTEMQLTSEGGPSGETIPPADPAAQLEPSPAAEIFTEQDAVYELNAIPLYFPTSYSLVKPYVRGFEINGLDAASLKDISIDSDWQPRSSRAE
- a CDS encoding dephospho-CoA kinase, with the translated sequence MLKVGLTGSIAVGKSHVCSVLRELGCHVLDADLTAREVVAKGTPGLASIVREFGEGILTDTGALDRKKLGAIVFADKEKREKLNSIVHPLVIEAQDRWIRDVEMTDSQGIAVIDAALMIESGGYKRFNKLIVVWCESAIQLERLKHRDGLSESDATLRIAAQMPQDEKKQFADHLIDTSRSFEDTRSQVAEVVKKLKLFMAD
- the folD gene encoding bifunctional methylenetetrahydrofolate dehydrogenase/methenyltetrahydrofolate cyclohydrolase FolD, which gives rise to MNAKILSGKTFADAIKAEVAAEVSDIRETHGYSPCLVVVRVGEDPASAVYVGSKVKTAEELGIISEHCHLDVDTPHDKVIAVIDELNARTDVDGILVQLPLPKQIDERKILERIDPEKDVDGFHPVNVGKLTLGYPALAPCTPAGVIEILKRSGIEIAGKHAVVVGRSNIVGKPMASLLLKENATVTICHSRTSDLPSITRQADILVAAIGRAGFIRREHIRVGATVIDVGINNLTDASLVNDYFLPEDIEKRFKAIETRGFTLVGDVNPKDAMETAANFTPVPGGVGLLTVAMLMRNTVEAAKARRSD